The following are encoded in a window of Terriglobia bacterium genomic DNA:
- a CDS encoding porin, translating into MRARIQELEAMLKAQGVSTAAGTPSNSPSPARDANFVSVSAARPASPSIAPQAATPEVKKPADPFAFADFTWLNGNARTKEAAFDSKFFTPEIRADVDYIYDFNHPSDNTIGGSSEVFRANEFQLTQLGVGGDFHYDNVRARLMTQFGMYSVTTPRNDASPGRGQWDLAGAYRYISEAYGGYHFNVMHGINVDAGIFMSYVGLFSYYNFDNWAYQPSYVSSNTPWFFNGLRVQFFPTDKLKIEPWLTNGWQSYGRFNHRPGVGGQILWRPNGKWSILGNQYALGRDALGVSGRTRWHTDDSIQYKYYDRPDNFISKAAFSLTGDAGCESGGGVSCFGNGKSGPKQSFLGYMIYNRLWFHKDLYAVTLGGGAINNPGRYLVLLPPINGATAFSGTPYFTESPGDPYKAWDASATFDWMPSQYITFRSEYNHRAANVPYFSGSGGITPAGGNQGAPGSLVTGFTPDLRKRENRLNMAILVKF; encoded by the coding sequence ATGCGGGCGCGCATTCAGGAACTGGAGGCCATGCTCAAAGCCCAGGGTGTTTCCACTGCTGCCGGGACACCGTCAAATTCGCCGTCGCCTGCGAGGGACGCGAATTTTGTAAGCGTGTCCGCAGCGCGTCCTGCGTCGCCCAGCATTGCTCCCCAGGCGGCCACGCCGGAAGTCAAGAAACCGGCCGACCCGTTCGCCTTCGCCGACTTCACCTGGCTCAACGGCAACGCGCGCACCAAAGAAGCGGCTTTCGATTCAAAATTCTTTACGCCGGAAATCCGCGCAGACGTTGATTACATCTACGACTTCAACCATCCTTCCGATAACACCATCGGCGGATCGAGCGAAGTGTTTCGCGCCAATGAGTTCCAACTCACACAGTTGGGCGTGGGCGGCGACTTTCACTATGACAACGTGCGCGCCCGCCTGATGACCCAGTTTGGCATGTACTCGGTCACCACGCCGCGCAATGACGCCAGTCCCGGACGCGGCCAGTGGGACCTGGCTGGCGCTTACCGCTATATTTCCGAGGCCTACGGCGGGTATCACTTCAACGTGATGCATGGAATCAACGTGGACGCCGGCATCTTCATGTCGTACGTTGGATTGTTCAGCTACTACAACTTCGACAACTGGGCCTACCAGCCTTCGTATGTATCTTCCAACACGCCCTGGTTCTTCAATGGACTCCGGGTGCAGTTTTTCCCCACGGACAAACTGAAGATCGAACCGTGGCTCACCAACGGATGGCAGTCCTACGGCAGGTTCAACCACCGGCCGGGTGTCGGCGGCCAGATCCTGTGGCGTCCAAACGGGAAGTGGTCCATTCTCGGCAACCAGTACGCTCTGGGCAGGGACGCATTGGGCGTGTCTGGCCGCACCCGCTGGCACACTGACGACAGCATTCAATACAAGTATTACGACCGCCCGGACAACTTCATCAGCAAGGCAGCATTCTCCCTTACCGGTGATGCCGGCTGCGAAAGTGGCGGCGGCGTAAGCTGCTTCGGCAACGGCAAGAGCGGTCCCAAGCAGAGCTTTCTGGGCTACATGATCTACAACCGGCTTTGGTTCCACAAAGACCTGTACGCTGTGACCTTGGGCGGCGGGGCCATCAACAATCCCGGACGTTACTTGGTGCTGCTGCCGCCCATCAACGGCGCAACGGCCTTCTCCGGGACGCCCTACTTCACCGAGAGCCCCGGTGATCCCTACAAAGCCTGGGACGCGTCCGCGACCTTTGACTGGATGCCCAGCCAATACATTACGTTCCGCTCGGAGTACAACCATCGCGCGGCCAATGTGCCGTACTTCTCCGGCTCCGGCGGAATCACCCCTGCGGGCGGAAACCAGGGCGCGCCCGGCTCCTTGGTCACCGGTTTCACCCCCGATCTGCGCAAGCGGGAAAACCGGCTGAACATGGCCATTCTGGTTAAATTCTGA
- a CDS encoding porin produces the protein MLMLSGFGLIGTPMHAQSSGSSDSEVQQLRELVLKLQSRIEQLEKNQASNPQPAKETAVTPSQPAAAKPDGQSIAKEDRAVLDFFRGTTINGSLDGYYAYNFNQPIGRVNLLRAYDVSSNSFSLNQANLIIERAPDLDAKRRYGVRLDFQYGQATETLQGSAANELRPQTYRPLFQAYGTYVFPVGSGLTVDFGKWASALGFENNYTKDQINYSRSYYFNFLPFYHMGFRAGYNLSPKINFTYWLVNGAQQTEDFNGFKSQAFIFTVKPRSTVSWNLNYYFGQEQRDVLAVLNPGLPAGPTQPGLPVANITPTPNGRQHILDTYVSWNATSKLTLGAEADYVINRVFSSSAPARVTGGAAYVRYQFTPKFALAARGEYLSDRGGLFSGVTQALKESTATAEYKFADGFLARMEWRRDFSNQPFFLTDVPNVLKKEQNTATLGLIWWFGQKQGSW, from the coding sequence ATGCTAATGCTATCGGGATTTGGCTTGATCGGCACGCCGATGCACGCGCAAAGCTCCGGCTCCTCTGATTCGGAAGTCCAGCAGCTTCGCGAACTGGTGCTCAAACTGCAATCGCGGATTGAACAGCTCGAGAAAAATCAGGCTTCCAATCCTCAACCGGCCAAAGAAACTGCCGTCACTCCAAGCCAACCGGCCGCAGCAAAGCCTGACGGCCAGTCCATCGCCAAGGAAGACCGCGCGGTGCTCGATTTCTTTCGCGGTACAACCATCAACGGCTCGCTGGACGGCTACTACGCTTACAACTTCAACCAGCCGATCGGCCGCGTCAACCTCCTCCGCGCTTACGACGTGAGCAGCAACAGCTTCAGTCTGAACCAGGCCAATCTGATCATTGAGCGCGCGCCGGACCTTGACGCCAAGCGGCGCTACGGCGTGCGGCTGGATTTCCAGTATGGCCAGGCGACGGAAACCTTGCAGGGCAGCGCCGCCAACGAACTGCGGCCGCAGACTTACCGTCCGCTGTTCCAGGCTTACGGGACGTACGTGTTCCCCGTGGGCAGCGGCCTTACCGTTGATTTCGGCAAGTGGGCCAGCGCGCTGGGATTTGAGAACAACTACACCAAAGACCAGATCAATTACTCGCGTTCCTATTACTTCAATTTTCTGCCGTTCTACCACATGGGTTTCCGGGCCGGTTACAACCTCAGTCCGAAAATCAATTTCACTTACTGGCTGGTGAACGGCGCGCAGCAAACCGAAGACTTCAACGGCTTCAAATCGCAAGCGTTTATCTTCACCGTGAAGCCGCGCAGCACCGTCTCCTGGAACCTGAACTACTATTTTGGCCAGGAGCAGCGCGACGTGCTGGCGGTCTTGAATCCCGGCTTGCCCGCGGGTCCAACCCAGCCTGGACTGCCGGTAGCGAACATCACTCCCACGCCCAACGGACGCCAGCACATCCTGGACACATACGTCAGTTGGAACGCGACGTCGAAATTGACATTGGGGGCAGAAGCCGACTACGTGATCAACCGGGTGTTCAGCAGCTCCGCGCCTGCGCGGGTGACTGGCGGCGCCGCGTACGTTCGTTATCAATTCACGCCTAAGTTCGCGCTGGCCGCGCGCGGCGAGTACCTGTCCGACCGCGGCGGCCTGTTCAGCGGCGTGACCCAGGCGCTCAAGGAATCCACGGCCACGGCGGAATACAAGTTTGCCGACGGTTTCCTGGCGCGCATGGAATGGCGCCGCGATTTCTCCAATCAACCATTCTTCCTTACCGACGTACCGAACGTGCTGAAGAAGGAACAAAACACCGCCACGTTGGGCCTGATCTGGTGGTTTGGCCAGAAGCAAGGCTCCTGGTAG
- the kdpF gene encoding K(+)-transporting ATPase subunit F, with protein sequence MNLENILMLAITALLMVYLIYALLRPEKF encoded by the coding sequence ATGAACCTCGAAAACATTTTGATGCTGGCCATCACCGCGTTGCTGATGGTCTACCTGATCTACGCGCTGCTGCGTCCGGAGAAATTCTGA
- the kdpA gene encoding potassium-transporting ATPase subunit KdpA, which produces MTLNGWLQILFFFVVVLLVAKPMGIFMTKVFSRERTFLDPVMRPVEKLLYKLTRVDEDREMRWTEYSIAMLLFSGVSMLVLYLLERTQQWLPLNPQKFAAVAPDLAFNTAASFTTNTNWQFYTGEQVMSYLTQMAGLAYHNFASAAVGMALAVAFIRGIARREKDTLGNFWVDTTRAALWVLVPISLVAALLLVSQGVIQNFKPYDTVKLVEPQQVQKTGQDGKPVVDKDGKPVMDTVTDQVIAQGPFASQEAIKELGTNGGGPLNANSAHPFENPTPFSNFLEMVLIFAIPAGLTYTLGRMTGSQKHGWAVFAAMAVLFFAGVTTAYWAETRGNPLLAGVNQQSSAMQPGGNMEGKEVRFGMANSALFATVTTDASCGAVNGMHDSFTPLGGMVPLVNIMLGEIVFGGVGAGMYGILIFVVVSVFIAGLMVGRTPEYLGKKIESYDVKMAMLYVLIFPLAILVLSALSSLLPSGLATLNNGGPHGLSEILYAFTSGTGNNGSAFAGLGGNRWYNLAMGFTMLIGRFLMIVPMLAVAGSLAKKKIVPPSPGTFPVTTPLFTVLLVSVILIVGALTFFPALSLGPVLEHLLMHAGKTF; this is translated from the coding sequence ATGACGCTCAACGGTTGGTTGCAAATCCTGTTCTTCTTTGTCGTGGTTCTTCTCGTGGCCAAGCCCATGGGGATTTTCATGACCAAGGTCTTCTCCCGCGAGCGCACCTTCCTGGACCCGGTCATGCGCCCGGTGGAGAAGCTGCTCTACAAGCTCACCCGCGTGGATGAAGACCGCGAGATGCGCTGGACGGAATACTCCATCGCCATGCTGCTGTTCAGCGGCGTCTCCATGCTGGTGCTGTACCTGCTGGAACGCACGCAACAATGGCTGCCGCTCAACCCGCAGAAGTTCGCGGCGGTCGCGCCCGATCTGGCCTTCAACACTGCTGCTTCCTTCACCACCAACACCAACTGGCAGTTCTATACCGGCGAGCAGGTGATGAGCTACCTCACGCAGATGGCGGGGCTGGCCTATCACAACTTTGCCTCCGCCGCCGTTGGCATGGCGCTGGCCGTGGCTTTCATCCGCGGCATTGCGCGCCGCGAAAAAGACACCCTGGGCAACTTCTGGGTGGACACAACGCGTGCGGCTTTGTGGGTGCTGGTACCGATTTCGTTAGTGGCCGCTCTGCTGCTGGTCTCGCAAGGCGTGATTCAAAACTTCAAGCCCTACGACACCGTAAAGCTGGTTGAGCCGCAACAGGTCCAGAAAACCGGTCAGGACGGCAAGCCGGTCGTGGACAAAGACGGCAAACCGGTGATGGACACCGTCACCGACCAGGTCATCGCGCAGGGTCCGTTTGCCTCCCAGGAGGCCATCAAGGAACTGGGCACCAACGGCGGCGGCCCTCTGAACGCCAACAGCGCGCATCCGTTTGAGAACCCCACGCCGTTCAGCAATTTTTTGGAGATGGTGCTGATCTTCGCCATCCCGGCCGGCCTCACCTACACCCTGGGGCGTATGACCGGATCGCAGAAGCACGGCTGGGCGGTGTTCGCGGCCATGGCTGTGCTGTTCTTTGCCGGCGTGACCACTGCGTACTGGGCGGAAACCCGGGGAAATCCTCTGCTGGCAGGAGTGAATCAGCAGAGTTCGGCGATGCAGCCCGGCGGCAACATGGAAGGCAAGGAAGTCCGCTTCGGCATGGCCAACTCCGCCCTGTTTGCCACCGTCACCACCGACGCCAGCTGCGGCGCGGTCAACGGTATGCATGATTCCTTCACCCCGCTGGGCGGCATGGTGCCGCTGGTCAACATCATGCTGGGTGAGATTGTCTTTGGCGGCGTGGGCGCCGGCATGTACGGAATCCTGATTTTTGTTGTGGTGTCCGTCTTCATTGCTGGCCTCATGGTCGGCCGCACGCCCGAATATCTGGGCAAAAAGATCGAAAGCTATGACGTGAAGATGGCCATGCTGTACGTGCTCATCTTCCCGCTGGCGATCCTGGTGCTGTCGGCGCTGTCGTCCCTGCTGCCTTCGGGACTTGCGACGCTGAACAACGGCGGGCCGCACGGGCTGTCAGAGATCCTTTACGCGTTCACCTCCGGCACGGGGAACAACGGTTCCGCCTTCGCCGGCCTGGGCGGCAACCGCTGGTACAACCTGGCAATGGGGTTCACCATGCTCATCGGCCGCTTTCTGATGATCGTGCCCATGCTGGCGGTGGCCGGCAGCCTGGCCAAGAAGAAGATTGTTCCGCCTTCGCCGGGGACGTTCCCGGTGACCACTCCGCTGTTCACCGTGCTGCTGGTGAGCGTGATTTTGATCGTCGGCGCGCTGACCTTCTTCCCGGCGCTGAGCCTGGGACCGGTCCTGGAACACCTGCTGATGCATGCAGGAAAGACTTTCTAA